In Quercus robur chromosome 11, dhQueRobu3.1, whole genome shotgun sequence, the following proteins share a genomic window:
- the LOC126705448 gene encoding protein TIFY 10A isoform X2, whose translation MTSSSEFCEFSGQRQGKLPEKASFSQRCSLLSQYLKEKGSFGDLSLGMTCNIESNGQSEAANRNLQSIDLFPQPAGFTTPFPKEEVPKIADSRLNKPATAEPEKAQMTIFYGGQVIVFNDFPADKAKEVMLLASKGTPQSHNTPFASNPATNNQPAFAPNLARNSAESSTSIATSSSGVVPPNFGNKVISECAQPSPQPLAADLPIARRASLHRFLEKRKDRITAKAPYQINNPEEALPTKPAESKPWLGLAAQLKQ comes from the exons ATGACGAGCTCGTCGGAGTTTTGTGAGTTTTCAGGGCAAAGGCAAGGGAAGTTGCCGGAAAAGGCAAGCTTTTCTCAGAGGTGTAGCTTGCTGAGTCAGTACCTTAAGGAGAAGGGTTCCTTTGGAGATCTCAGCCTCGGTATGACTTGCAACATCGAATCCAACg GCCAAAGCGAGGCGGCCAATCGGAACCTTCAATCCATTGATCTGTTCCCTCAACCTGCTGGGTTTACTACTCCATTTCCTAAGGAGGAGGTCCCAAAGATTGCTGACTCTAG ATTGAACAAGCCTGCCACAGCAGAGCCTGAAAAGGCCCAAATGACAATATTCTATGGTGGACAAGTAATCGTGTTCAACGATTTTCCAGCTGACAAGGCAAAGGAAGTGATGCTATTAGCAAGCAAGGGAACCCCCCAGAGTCACAACACCCCCTTTGCTTCTAATCCGGCTACTAACAACCAGCCTGCCTTTGCTCCTAACTTGGCCAGGAACTCTGCTGAATCCAGCACTTCAATTGCTACTAGCTCTAGCGGCGTTGTTCCTCCAAATTTTGGCAATAAAGTGATTAGCGAATGCGCTCAACCATCTCCTCAACCTCTTGCTGCTG ATTTACCAATTGCAAGGAGAGCTTCACTGCACCGATTCCTGGAGAAGAGAAAAGATAG GATCACTGCAAAGGCACCATACCAAATAAACAACCCAGAGGAAGCCCTCCCAACTAAGCCAGCTGAATCCAAGCCATGGCTAGGCCTGGCTGCTCAGCTAAAGCAGtag
- the LOC126705448 gene encoding protein TIFY 10A isoform X1 produces the protein MTSSSEFCEFSGQRQGKLPEKASFSQRCSLLSQYLKEKGSFGDLSLGMTCNIESNGTPEMYRQSASTMNLFPVNEKLSDVSGQSEAANRNLQSIDLFPQPAGFTTPFPKEEVPKIADSRLNKPATAEPEKAQMTIFYGGQVIVFNDFPADKAKEVMLLASKGTPQSHNTPFASNPATNNQPAFAPNLARNSAESSTSIATSSSGVVPPNFGNKVISECAQPSPQPLAADLPIARRASLHRFLEKRKDRITAKAPYQINNPEEALPTKPAESKPWLGLAAQLKQ, from the exons ATGACGAGCTCGTCGGAGTTTTGTGAGTTTTCAGGGCAAAGGCAAGGGAAGTTGCCGGAAAAGGCAAGCTTTTCTCAGAGGTGTAGCTTGCTGAGTCAGTACCTTAAGGAGAAGGGTTCCTTTGGAGATCTCAGCCTCGGTATGACTTGCAACATCGAATCCAACg GGACACCTGAGATGTACCGTCAATCagcctcaacaatgaatttatttCCGGTGAATGAGAAATTAAGTGATGTTTCAGGCCAAAGCGAGGCGGCCAATCGGAACCTTCAATCCATTGATCTGTTCCCTCAACCTGCTGGGTTTACTACTCCATTTCCTAAGGAGGAGGTCCCAAAGATTGCTGACTCTAG ATTGAACAAGCCTGCCACAGCAGAGCCTGAAAAGGCCCAAATGACAATATTCTATGGTGGACAAGTAATCGTGTTCAACGATTTTCCAGCTGACAAGGCAAAGGAAGTGATGCTATTAGCAAGCAAGGGAACCCCCCAGAGTCACAACACCCCCTTTGCTTCTAATCCGGCTACTAACAACCAGCCTGCCTTTGCTCCTAACTTGGCCAGGAACTCTGCTGAATCCAGCACTTCAATTGCTACTAGCTCTAGCGGCGTTGTTCCTCCAAATTTTGGCAATAAAGTGATTAGCGAATGCGCTCAACCATCTCCTCAACCTCTTGCTGCTG ATTTACCAATTGCAAGGAGAGCTTCACTGCACCGATTCCTGGAGAAGAGAAAAGATAG GATCACTGCAAAGGCACCATACCAAATAAACAACCCAGAGGAAGCCCTCCCAACTAAGCCAGCTGAATCCAAGCCATGGCTAGGCCTGGCTGCTCAGCTAAAGCAGtag